From Oryzias melastigma strain HK-1 linkage group LG15, ASM292280v2, whole genome shotgun sequence, one genomic window encodes:
- the zgc:172136 gene encoding FERM domain-containing protein 6, giving the protein MSTSTKHERTVCVLLPNKEQLDITVGLKATGQDVFNRVTEHLGITELHFFGLTVVKDNEHIFLDLEEKLVEYFTKEWKQEPGKVSGRRLFTLVLFLKIQYYIDNGRLISEKKARRLYFSALRERVLHSECRQQEEVYFQLAGYALQADFGDHLLQREGAEVTPYFAPKDYFPPWIVAKRGENYLLCHGPKVHQELWGMSTRDAILGFIRDSCQLEDVPVTFYRLQKTKKEDRGTALLGLTLWGMQVYQEVNNTRQLLYDFPWSNVGRLTFLGKKFEIQPDGLPSARKLVYYTGSSFRSRRLLLHLSSSHQLYLKLQPALKHLRQLEETREKTYYRESYISDELDLDPPGSESSPGLSRHSTSSSGIEADTRQHSLCAEMTSSEEDSQQHGEKCLSSEASQDSSCTFEFIKGCKTQTEEEIRTSFGDAKELLVDDPDQMFHLADLLEGVSVDCAEFYSKSLLQENKESAPLDNDYDGELSSKETFKEKLKSDVFLDSNNHILDENFQLRTPTHLKGTLPPNSSQNCVFEVPETINSNLLAVKSSSPLMHSPSKPSFYGRRSTNCLSLDLLGDDSFQEFIL; this is encoded by the exons ATGTCTACCTCGACAAAGCATGAGAGAACAGTTTGTGTTCTCCTTCCCAACAAAGAGCAGCTGGACATCACTGTGGGG CTCAAGGCTACAGGACAGGATGTTTTCAATCGCGTAACAGAACATCTCGGAATCACTGAGCTCCACTTTTTCGGCCTCACAGTGGTCAAAG ACAACGAGCACATATTTTTAGACCTTGAAGAGAAGCTGGTGGAGTATTTTACTAAGGAATGGAAGCAAGAACCTGGAAAG GTATCTGGGAGGAGACTCTTTACTCTTGTACTCTTTCTCAAAATACAGTACTATATTGACAATGGAAGACTCATTAG TGAGAAGAAGGCCCGGCGCCTTTACTTCTCTGCTCTGCGGGAGCGAGTGCTGCACTCTGAATGTCGTCAGCAGGAGGAGGTGTACTTCCAGCTGGCAGGTTACGCTCTGCAGGCTGACTTTGGTGACCACCTACTGCAGAGGGAGGGTGCAGAGGTCACACCCTATTTTGCACCCAAGGACTACTTTCCCCCCTGG attGTTGCCAAACGTGGGGAGAACTACCTGCTCTGTCATGGGCCTAAAGTACACCAGGAGCTTTGGGGAATGTCTACTCGTGACGCAATCCTTGGCTTCATCAGAGACTCGTGTCAGCTGGAGGACGTTCCCGTTACATTTTATAGATTGCAAAAG ACCAAGAAGGAGGACAGAGGAACGGCACTGCTTGGCCTCACCCTGTGGGGAATGCAGGTTTATCAG gaGGTGAATAACACTCGACAGCTGCTCTATGACTTCCCCTGGTCGAATGTCGGTCGTCTAACCTTCCTG GGCAAGAAATTTGAGATCCAGCCAGATGGTTTGCCATCAGCCCGAAAGCTGGTTTACTACACCGGCTCGTCGTTCCGCTCTCGCCGTCTCCTCTTGCACCTGAGCAGCAGCCATCAGCTGTACCTCAAGCTGCAGCCTGCACTGAAACATCTACGCCAGCTGGAGGAGACCAGAG AGAAAACATATTACAGAGAGTCTTATATCAGCGATGAGTTGGATTTGGACCCCCCGGGCAGCGAGAGTAGCCCTGGTCTGTCCCGACACTCCACCAGCAGCTCTGGGATTGAGGCAGACACTCGGCAGCACAGCCTCTGCGCAGAAATGACCTCCAGTGAAGAAGACAGTCAACAACACGGAGAGAAATGTTTGAGCTCAGAAGCCAGTCAAGACAGCTCGTGCACCTTCGAGTTCATCAAAGGCTGCAAAACACAAACGGAGGAAG AAATTAGGACCAGTTTTGGAGACGCAAAGGAGCTTCTGGTTGATGATCCTGACCAGATGTTTCATCTGGCTGATCTTCTGGAAGGAGTATCGGTGGATTGTGCAGAATTCTACTCAAAGTCTCTTTTACAAG aaaacaaagagagTGCTCCTCTAGATAATGACTATGATGGAGAGTTGTCTAGCAAGGAAACCTTTAAAGAG AAGCTCAAATCTGACGTTTTCTTGGATTCGAACAACCACATTCTGGATGAAAACTTTCAACTCCGGACTCCTACCCATCTTAAAGGGACATTGCCACCCAATTCTTCTCAAAACTGCGTCTTTGAAGTCCCAGAAACGATAAATTCAAACCTTTTAGCTGTCAAGAGCTCTTCCCCGCTCATGCACTCCCCGTCCAAACCTTCCTTTTATGGCCGCAGATCTACCAACTGCCTCTCCCTGGATTTGTTAGGTGATGATTCCTTTCAAGAATTCATCCTCTGA